One window of Deltaproteobacteria bacterium genomic DNA carries:
- a CDS encoding FAD-dependent oxidoreductase translates to MGIGYIRSGLEVLSQIHGEKCWPLVSKVSPCEEACPIHMDIPSYVVALAQGQVKEALQVVRETNPFPSICGRVCHHPCEEACNRALIDRPVAIEWLKRFIGEYELANNGVPEPSERTREERVAIIGSGPAGLTTAHDLVKKGFGVSVFEALPLAGGMLAAGIPEFILPQKIVQAEVDYIKALGVDIKTSIRIGQDLSLDELWDQGYKAILLATGAWKSASLNIPGAELKGVRQALPFLRDVKLGEKITLKGTVVVIGGGNVAVDAARTAVRLGAGRVILTCLESRAKMPSFDWEVEKAKDEGVQIKTSLAPQRFTGNAVGKVRQAAFTKVATLKKDPEGRIKWTLKKGPKASLTMDADTVIIAIGQVADPSFIGKKFEVDPQTLSTNIPGLFAAGDLIKAPGTVVESIAAGHQAATSIDRFLNGEELKSNPSSEEVEVFRIKEDMVPAFLAKKDRWDMPSLSGKDSVRSFSESELGYTEWQMQEEAKRCLNCRMCGHCIFERGQLCFEASTRLL, encoded by the coding sequence TTGGGTATTGGATATATTCGCAGCGGTTTAGAAGTCCTTTCCCAGATCCACGGGGAAAAATGCTGGCCCCTGGTAAGTAAGGTCTCCCCTTGCGAGGAAGCCTGCCCGATCCATATGGACATTCCGAGTTACGTTGTCGCGCTTGCCCAGGGCCAGGTCAAGGAGGCGCTTCAGGTGGTGCGGGAAACCAACCCTTTCCCTTCCATCTGCGGCCGCGTCTGTCATCATCCGTGCGAGGAGGCCTGCAACAGGGCGCTGATTGACAGGCCGGTGGCCATTGAATGGCTCAAACGTTTTATCGGTGAGTATGAACTGGCGAACAACGGTGTGCCCGAACCGAGCGAGCGCACCCGGGAAGAACGGGTCGCGATCATCGGTTCCGGACCGGCTGGCCTGACGACGGCCCACGATCTGGTGAAAAAGGGTTTCGGGGTGAGTGTTTTTGAGGCGCTGCCGCTGGCTGGAGGCATGCTGGCCGCTGGCATCCCGGAGTTCATACTGCCGCAGAAGATCGTCCAGGCTGAGGTTGATTACATCAAGGCCCTGGGCGTGGACATCAAGACCAGTATCCGCATTGGCCAGGATTTGAGCCTTGACGAGCTCTGGGACCAAGGATACAAAGCCATCCTCCTGGCCACCGGCGCCTGGAAAAGCGCCTCACTGAACATCCCGGGAGCTGAACTGAAAGGGGTCCGGCAGGCCCTGCCTTTCCTGCGTGACGTCAAGCTAGGCGAAAAAATAACCCTCAAAGGCACGGTGGTCGTCATCGGGGGCGGGAACGTGGCCGTGGACGCCGCCCGGACCGCCGTACGCCTGGGGGCCGGCCGGGTGATCCTGACCTGTCTGGAATCGAGAGCCAAAATGCCCTCCTTTGACTGGGAAGTCGAGAAGGCCAAAGACGAAGGCGTTCAGATCAAGACCTCCCTGGCGCCTCAGCGATTTACCGGCAATGCAGTCGGAAAGGTCAGACAGGCCGCTTTCACAAAGGTGGCAACCCTAAAGAAGGACCCTGAAGGCAGAATCAAATGGACCCTGAAAAAAGGACCCAAAGCCAGCCTGACCATGGATGCGGATACGGTCATCATCGCCATCGGCCAGGTGGCTGACCCCTCTTTTATTGGCAAAAAGTTCGAGGTGGACCCGCAGACGCTGAGCACGAATATACCCGGCCTTTTTGCCGCCGGCGACCTCATCAAAGCCCCGGGCACTGTCGTGGAGTCAATCGCGGCCGGACATCAGGCCGCTACGTCCATTGATCGCTTTCTGAACGGTGAGGAGCTCAAATCGAATCCTTCATCAGAAGAGGTCGAGGTCTTTCGGATCAAGGAAGATATGGTGCCCGCCTTCCTCGCAAAGAAGGATCGCTGGGACATGCCTTCGCTCTCTGGCAAGGATTCGGTTCGATCCTTTAGTGAGTCCGAACTGGGGTACACCGAGTGGCAGATGCAAGAGGAGGCCAAGCGCTGCCTGAACTGCCGCATGTGCGGTCACTGTATCTTCGAGCGGGGCCAGCTTTGTTTCGAGGCCAGCACGAGACTGCTCTAA
- a CDS encoding hydrogenase small subunit yields MGDKRTIEERLSENGVSRREFLKYCGLLTAVLGLPHTAVPRVAAAILKKRRPSVVWLHFAECTGCTEAFLRTTYPWASDIILDIISLDYHQTIMAAAGLQAEAILEKTVTENKGNFMAIVEGAIPTRDSGVYGRSGGRTFLEIGRKVLIDSKPVAVICLGSCASFGGLQAAAPNPTGAKSVGEALGVKTINVSGCPPNAVNIVAVMVHYLLLGRLPALDEYDRPLFAYGKTVHDQCPRRSHFENEEFVLAFGDEGAMKGWCLRLVGCKGPETFNNCPTVRFNDGASWPVEAGHPCIGCAEPNFWDTLSPFYEAE; encoded by the coding sequence ATGGGGGATAAGCGCACTATTGAAGAAAGGCTCTCGGAAAACGGAGTTTCACGAAGGGAGTTCCTGAAGTACTGCGGGCTGCTCACGGCTGTCCTCGGGCTGCCTCATACTGCGGTTCCAAGGGTCGCGGCAGCGATCCTGAAGAAGAGGCGGCCTTCAGTCGTCTGGCTCCATTTTGCAGAGTGCACCGGCTGCACCGAGGCCTTTCTTCGCACCACCTACCCCTGGGCCTCGGATATCATCCTCGATATCATTTCTCTCGATTACCACCAGACCATAATGGCCGCCGCCGGTCTTCAGGCCGAGGCCATCCTTGAAAAAACCGTCACGGAAAACAAAGGTAATTTTATGGCCATCGTTGAGGGCGCCATTCCGACCAGGGATTCCGGGGTTTACGGCCGGAGCGGCGGCCGGACCTTTCTTGAGATCGGCCGGAAGGTCCTGATTGATTCAAAGCCGGTCGCTGTGATCTGCCTTGGAAGCTGCGCCTCTTTCGGCGGTCTCCAGGCGGCCGCGCCCAATCCAACCGGCGCTAAATCGGTGGGAGAGGCCCTGGGCGTTAAAACCATCAATGTCTCGGGCTGCCCCCCTAATGCCGTTAACATTGTGGCCGTTATGGTGCATTATCTGCTTCTGGGACGGCTTCCGGCCCTGGATGAATATGATCGGCCTCTCTTTGCCTATGGCAAGACGGTGCACGATCAGTGTCCCCGAAGGTCTCACTTTGAAAATGAGGAATTCGTGCTGGCATTCGGCGACGAGGGCGCCATGAAGGGGTGGTGCCTGCGCCTGGTGGGCTGCAAGGGCCCGGAGACCTTTAACAACTGCCCGACGGTCAGGTTCAACGACGGCGCGAGCTGGCCGGTGGAGGCGGGCCACCCCTGCATCGGCTGTGCGGAGCCGAATTTCTGGGACACCCTGAGCCCCTTTTACGAAGCTGAATAA